The following coding sequences lie in one Thalassoglobus polymorphus genomic window:
- a CDS encoding lipoate--protein ligase family protein, with protein MPTSTPSCDLLVHGPLTGEENMAVDARMLEAAVAGQATLRTYQWGAPTVSLGHFQVTTSAEIPERFENLAVVKRLSGGGAILHDKELTYSIALPKTHPLCSTPSRIYNEVHECIIELLLDVGITSHLRGDAAFKEKPFLCFGRGDERDIVIGEHKIAGSAQRRRQGAVLQHGSILLAQSEYASEFPGIRELTQKELDPTEFASKLRPTIYKRLFLNEATPNRNISDS; from the coding sequence ATGCCAACCTCAACACCATCGTGCGATCTTTTAGTTCATGGGCCACTTACGGGTGAGGAAAACATGGCTGTCGATGCCCGTATGCTGGAAGCGGCGGTCGCAGGTCAGGCAACACTTCGGACTTATCAATGGGGCGCACCGACGGTCTCACTGGGACATTTCCAAGTCACAACATCTGCTGAAATTCCAGAGCGATTCGAGAACCTCGCTGTGGTGAAACGCCTTTCGGGAGGAGGAGCGATTCTGCACGATAAAGAACTCACCTACTCCATCGCTCTCCCCAAAACTCACCCACTCTGCTCAACACCATCGAGAATTTACAACGAAGTCCACGAGTGCATCATCGAGTTACTTCTGGATGTAGGAATCACTTCCCACCTTCGTGGAGATGCAGCCTTTAAAGAGAAGCCGTTCCTCTGCTTCGGGCGTGGAGATGAACGAGATATCGTCATTGGAGAACATAAAATTGCTGGCAGTGCTCAACGAAGACGACAGGGAGCAGTTCTTCAACATGGGAGCATCCTGCTCGCCCAATCTGAGTACGCGTCGGAGTTTCCCGGGATTCGCGAACTGACTCAAAAAGAACTCGATCCCACAGAATTCGCCAGCAAGCTGCGGCCCACAATCTACAAACGCCTCTTTCTCAATGAAGCGACCCCCAATCGAAACATTTCCGATTCTTAA
- a CDS encoding L-lactate permease, with protein MPELLLALLSLMPILVVGVFLVGLRWPASRAMPLSYLTAVVLALFVWNVSLAQVAAASVKGAVIAVTLLYIIFGAILLLNVLREGGALQRIRQTFTDISPDRRVQAIIIGWLFGSFIEGSAGFGTPAAVAVPLMVGLGFPPLAAVMVGMIIQSTPVSFGAVGTPILIGVKGSLEGSSEVMAYFESMGISTLDDGLRMIGFRVALIHASVGILIPLFVVCMLTRFFGEKKSWKEGLAVWPFAIFAALAMIVPYVIVACLLGPEFPSLLGGLIGLSIVVFAGQRGFLVPKGDAIWGFPEPSHWPDDWRGRMILKVNTTRTMSLMRAWSPYFLVAILLVLTRVPSLPGFAGESGNGLKDFVRSVVLSKENLFGTHISLKAEPLYIPGAVFVFVSLISIPLFRMTGQQAKNAFADSVKTISLASVALLFAVPMVQVFLNSDGGASGYETMPFVLANAIANVAGGTWPMFAPLIGGMGAAVAGSNTNSNMMFSLFQFGVGQRVGYDPGWIIALQAVGGAAGNMICVHNVVAASAVVGLAGREGEIIRRTAIPFCYYVLTAGLIGTWIVTVLSYQIVV; from the coding sequence ATGCCTGAACTGTTGCTCGCTCTGCTTTCGCTCATGCCCATTCTCGTCGTAGGTGTTTTTCTGGTTGGGCTTCGCTGGCCAGCCAGTCGAGCGATGCCGCTTTCATACCTGACTGCAGTGGTGCTGGCTCTATTCGTCTGGAATGTTTCGTTAGCACAAGTGGCAGCCGCCTCAGTGAAAGGGGCGGTGATCGCCGTCACGTTGCTCTACATTATCTTTGGAGCGATTCTGTTGCTCAATGTGCTGCGCGAGGGAGGCGCTCTCCAGCGAATTCGGCAGACGTTTACTGATATTTCACCCGATCGACGTGTGCAGGCGATCATTATTGGCTGGTTGTTTGGAAGCTTTATCGAAGGCTCTGCCGGATTCGGAACGCCCGCTGCGGTCGCTGTTCCTCTCATGGTGGGGCTTGGATTTCCTCCGTTGGCAGCCGTGATGGTCGGTATGATTATTCAGAGTACACCTGTCTCATTCGGCGCCGTCGGAACACCGATTCTGATCGGAGTGAAAGGAAGCCTCGAAGGGAGCAGCGAAGTGATGGCCTACTTCGAAAGCATGGGCATTTCGACTTTAGATGACGGTCTTCGAATGATCGGATTTCGAGTTGCTCTCATTCATGCGTCTGTCGGAATACTGATTCCCCTGTTCGTTGTCTGCATGCTGACTCGGTTCTTTGGAGAGAAGAAATCCTGGAAAGAGGGTCTCGCGGTTTGGCCGTTCGCTATCTTTGCAGCCCTCGCGATGATCGTTCCGTATGTGATCGTCGCCTGTCTTCTCGGTCCGGAGTTCCCGTCACTGTTGGGGGGATTGATCGGGCTTTCTATTGTTGTCTTCGCCGGTCAGCGTGGGTTTCTTGTTCCGAAAGGTGATGCCATTTGGGGTTTTCCCGAGCCGAGTCACTGGCCAGATGACTGGAGAGGACGAATGATTCTCAAGGTCAATACCACCAGGACAATGTCACTGATGCGAGCATGGTCACCATATTTTCTTGTCGCAATTTTACTGGTACTCACACGAGTCCCATCGTTGCCAGGTTTTGCTGGTGAGTCGGGAAATGGTCTCAAAGACTTCGTGAGATCAGTGGTGCTTTCTAAAGAAAATCTGTTCGGGACTCACATTTCACTGAAGGCTGAGCCGCTTTATATTCCGGGTGCGGTCTTTGTTTTCGTCTCGCTGATATCGATTCCACTGTTCCGCATGACTGGTCAACAAGCCAAAAATGCTTTCGCTGATTCTGTAAAGACGATTTCTTTAGCATCCGTGGCACTCCTCTTTGCAGTCCCGATGGTGCAGGTCTTTCTCAATAGCGATGGCGGGGCGTCTGGCTATGAGACGATGCCGTTCGTCCTGGCGAATGCAATTGCGAATGTGGCCGGTGGGACATGGCCGATGTTCGCTCCGTTGATCGGTGGAATGGGAGCTGCGGTCGCTGGCTCGAATACCAATTCGAATATGATGTTTTCGCTGTTTCAGTTCGGCGTCGGTCAACGTGTTGGCTATGACCCCGGATGGATCATCGCGCTACAAGCGGTGGGAGGAGCAGCCGGGAACATGATTTGTGTTCACAATGTCGTTGCGGCGTCTGCTGTCGTTGGGTTGGCCGGGAGAGAAGGCGAGATCATTCGCCGAACTGCTATTCCCTTTTGTTACTATGTTTTGACTGCTGGGCTGATTGGAACGTGGATCGTGACTGTCTTGAGTTACCAGATTGTCGTTTAA
- a CDS encoding FG-GAP repeat domain-containing protein, translated as MLRILTILLLAMLLQSNSRGDDFSLHTFERKQLSDNYFSEGVSVGDLNNDGHEDIVYGPLWFAGPDFEMSYEIYKPVPQNRDRYADNFFSWTYDFNGDGWKDILTAGFPGTPAYVYENPGKQGGSEHWTKHEVFDWVSNESPQFTNLVGDERPELVCTRDGFFGYASIDWEKPFSKWTFHPISEQVTAKRFGHGLGVGDINGDGREDIIHSKGWYEQPESKADSSRWLAHSVSFTTAYGGAEMYAYDIDGDGDNDVITSEAAHEFGLSWYEQIQDGEERTFKQHLIMGDHPSLNRYGVLFSELHSVNLTDVDGDGLKDIVTGKTYYSHHQQSPLWDAGAVVYWFRLVRTDDGVDWLPYQADGEAGIGRQLVTADINKDGQHDIITGGMVGAHVLTHKISRVNETAWKQAQPQKYKGKPLPKVDGAVSLRGTKAVIDQKTGAVENAIEGESLKLTPSAGTVRVQSMKNFKADRWSGDAQLFWIGGKPGDELQIPLDIPKGSFDLELVLTCARDYGVVQLSIGDFQLGPPIDLFETNVITTGVLKFDDVKIDTNASTLTIQILGANPKAKKSYMLGIDFIKITPK; from the coding sequence ATGCTCAGAATTCTAACGATCCTGCTGTTGGCGATGTTGCTTCAATCGAACTCCAGAGGAGACGATTTTTCATTACACACATTTGAGCGAAAACAACTTTCAGATAATTATTTCTCTGAAGGCGTTTCAGTTGGCGACCTCAACAATGACGGGCACGAAGATATCGTCTATGGGCCACTCTGGTTCGCCGGTCCCGATTTCGAAATGAGCTACGAAATTTACAAACCAGTCCCGCAGAACCGTGATCGATACGCCGACAACTTTTTCTCATGGACCTATGATTTCAACGGCGATGGCTGGAAAGACATCCTCACTGCCGGATTCCCGGGAACTCCGGCATACGTCTATGAGAATCCAGGCAAGCAGGGAGGCTCGGAGCATTGGACAAAACACGAAGTCTTTGATTGGGTCTCGAACGAATCCCCACAATTTACAAATCTGGTGGGAGACGAACGTCCTGAACTCGTTTGTACGCGCGACGGCTTTTTTGGGTACGCCTCTATTGACTGGGAGAAACCTTTCTCAAAATGGACCTTTCACCCCATTTCAGAACAAGTTACGGCAAAGCGATTCGGACATGGTCTCGGAGTAGGGGACATCAATGGCGATGGACGGGAAGACATCATTCACTCCAAAGGCTGGTATGAACAGCCTGAGTCGAAGGCCGATTCCTCGCGATGGCTCGCCCATTCGGTCTCCTTCACAACGGCCTATGGCGGAGCGGAAATGTATGCTTACGATATCGATGGCGATGGAGACAACGACGTCATTACCAGCGAAGCAGCCCACGAGTTTGGTCTTTCATGGTATGAACAAATTCAAGACGGTGAGGAGCGAACATTCAAACAACACCTCATCATGGGCGATCATCCTTCTCTGAATCGGTATGGAGTCCTCTTCAGCGAGTTACACTCTGTGAACCTGACTGATGTCGATGGCGACGGGCTCAAGGACATTGTCACAGGGAAAACGTACTATTCACACCATCAACAAAGTCCGCTTTGGGACGCCGGTGCAGTCGTTTACTGGTTTCGACTTGTCCGCACGGACGACGGTGTCGACTGGCTTCCGTATCAGGCTGATGGTGAAGCAGGGATCGGACGTCAACTGGTCACGGCCGACATTAACAAAGATGGTCAGCACGACATCATCACCGGAGGTATGGTCGGTGCACATGTCTTAACGCACAAAATTTCACGTGTGAATGAAACAGCCTGGAAGCAGGCACAGCCTCAGAAGTACAAAGGGAAACCACTTCCTAAAGTTGATGGAGCAGTCTCGCTTCGTGGGACAAAAGCAGTCATCGATCAAAAAACCGGAGCCGTTGAAAATGCCATCGAAGGCGAATCCTTAAAGCTCACCCCCTCTGCTGGAACGGTTCGGGTCCAGTCGATGAAGAACTTTAAAGCAGACCGCTGGAGCGGAGATGCTCAACTCTTCTGGATCGGTGGCAAACCGGGAGACGAACTACAAATTCCGCTCGACATTCCAAAAGGAAGCTTCGATTTGGAGCTCGTCCTCACATGTGCTCGCGATTACGGAGTCGTTCAACTCTCAATCGGAGACTTCCAGCTGGGTCCGCCGATTGATCTCTTCGAAACAAACGTCATCACGACCGGAGTCCTGAAATTTGATGATGTTAAAATCGACACCAACGCTTCGACTTTAACGATTCAGATTCTCGGAGCGAACCCCAAAGCCAAGAAGAGCTACATGCTTGGAATTGATTTCATAAAGATTACCCCAAAATAG
- a CDS encoding diadenylate cyclase, producing MKAVELFKRIVEMVPQWYEADAGAVRHELKIGDDFFTFYSHIELTPALNQFWNTVKIRINDFADFVENQPPSIGDCIQESLVKVWLEIENNSIDWDKVLAYAHFLKNRTCENLPVSVNLVILPDQNGDGDINDPALNKLLDQLAVSRTTYISCDGQLRPISFENIKCSEVFEPQDYTFHPEFLHPFNCLLKRLQSDQNKSAYTLHVTKTRDLIIMNIDGLLASNRKGEWKIYDVRTFKNSISGAMGDYRVGCNLFGVLFDLSFRRHGGLLIFDKRGSVSNHIVSGNDLGDNHILNPWKGKFNLACSNTEIHRSRVILAELASIDGAIVFDEGRITHVGALIEPHPNVPSQVGARTTAALSALKWGGVPAKISSDGDVSIHFISHGDGTQSEATMRFS from the coding sequence ATGAAAGCCGTAGAACTCTTCAAGCGGATTGTAGAAATGGTCCCTCAATGGTATGAGGCAGATGCTGGTGCGGTCCGTCACGAATTGAAAATTGGAGATGATTTTTTCACGTTCTATAGTCACATTGAACTGACTCCAGCTCTTAACCAATTCTGGAACACGGTGAAAATTAGAATCAATGACTTCGCTGATTTTGTGGAGAATCAACCACCGAGCATTGGAGATTGTATTCAGGAGTCTCTGGTTAAAGTATGGCTTGAAATAGAGAATAATAGTATTGATTGGGATAAGGTTTTAGCATATGCACATTTCTTGAAAAATCGGACTTGCGAAAATTTGCCGGTTTCTGTGAATCTTGTAATACTCCCTGATCAAAATGGTGATGGTGATATAAATGATCCAGCGCTGAATAAATTGTTAGATCAACTTGCGGTATCTCGGACTACTTATATTTCCTGCGATGGACAGCTACGTCCCATTTCTTTTGAAAACATCAAATGTTCGGAGGTATTCGAACCTCAAGACTACACATTTCATCCAGAGTTTTTGCACCCATTCAATTGTTTGTTAAAAAGATTGCAATCCGATCAAAATAAATCTGCATATACATTGCACGTGACCAAGACACGAGACTTAATCATCATGAACATAGACGGTCTGTTGGCTTCTAATCGTAAAGGAGAGTGGAAGATTTATGATGTTAGGACTTTTAAAAACTCTATTTCTGGCGCTATGGGGGATTACCGAGTTGGGTGTAACCTGTTTGGGGTTTTATTCGATCTTAGCTTCAGGAGACATGGTGGTTTACTCATTTTTGACAAGCGAGGAAGTGTTTCCAATCACATTGTAAGTGGGAATGATTTAGGGGATAATCATATTCTTAATCCATGGAAAGGAAAGTTTAATTTAGCCTGTAGTAATACAGAGATTCATCGGAGCAGAGTGATTCTTGCTGAACTGGCAAGTATCGATGGCGCTATAGTTTTCGATGAGGGTAGAATTACCCATGTTGGAGCATTGATTGAGCCTCACCCGAATGTCCCAAGTCAAGTTGGTGCTAGGACAACCGCTGCGTTGTCTGCATTAAAATGGGGAGGAGTTCCAGCAAAGATCAGTTCTGATGGGGATGTGTCTATCCACTTCATCAGCCACGGGGACGGTACTCAGTCTGAAGCTACCATGCGGTTTTCATGA
- a CDS encoding sulfatase encodes MKSLFVELCCLGVVLLNGIIADGAETSERPPNILFVLIDDLGWSDLGCYGSRFHETPNIDRFAEQGMRFTDFYAAGAVCSPTRASIQSGQNQARLGITDFIPGHRRPFAPLIVPEVTGALPSEIVTPAEMLKRKGYTTGYFGKWHLGNREQEPDSQGYDVSLVTNGGHHAPRFRTNPPVDVPDGTYLADFLTDQTIGFMRENQEQPFFAFLSHYAVHIPLDANEDLIKKYENKTKPEGGVNNPIYAAMVEHVDRSFAKLMQAIEELGLGQNTIVIFTSDNGGLYQSASLGGPIVCSNAPLRDEKGTLYEGGIRVPLIVRWPGKVQPGTVCNEPTISTDFWPTFAELARVDDFEHQTIDGVSLLPLLRDPNANLDRSALHFHFPHYHHSRPAGAIRKGPWKLIEFFEDEKLELYNLEDDLSEARNLLDENSRTKETHQRIATQLQRELADWRVSINAKMPTKNPKHDPGREMEILRKRRAGKKR; translated from the coding sequence ATGAAATCATTGTTTGTTGAACTTTGTTGTCTCGGAGTTGTCCTTCTTAACGGAATCATCGCCGATGGTGCTGAAACGTCAGAGCGCCCTCCGAACATTTTGTTTGTACTGATTGATGATCTGGGGTGGTCCGACTTGGGGTGCTACGGAAGCAGGTTTCACGAAACACCGAACATCGATCGATTCGCTGAACAAGGAATGCGGTTCACTGATTTCTACGCTGCGGGCGCGGTCTGTTCGCCAACGCGTGCATCGATTCAAAGTGGTCAGAATCAGGCTCGATTGGGGATCACCGATTTCATTCCTGGACATCGACGTCCATTTGCTCCATTGATTGTCCCAGAAGTGACCGGTGCCCTTCCCTCTGAAATTGTGACCCCAGCTGAAATGCTCAAACGCAAAGGGTACACAACCGGCTACTTCGGGAAATGGCACTTGGGAAACCGTGAACAGGAACCGGATTCTCAAGGATACGACGTCTCATTGGTGACAAATGGGGGACATCACGCCCCCAGATTTCGAACGAACCCGCCTGTTGATGTTCCCGACGGGACTTACTTGGCAGACTTCCTCACCGATCAGACAATTGGCTTCATGAGAGAAAATCAAGAACAGCCGTTCTTTGCGTTTCTTTCGCACTATGCAGTCCATATTCCGCTGGATGCAAACGAAGATCTAATCAAGAAGTATGAGAACAAAACGAAGCCTGAAGGTGGTGTGAACAATCCCATTTATGCAGCCATGGTTGAGCACGTAGATCGAAGTTTTGCGAAATTAATGCAGGCCATCGAAGAGTTGGGGCTGGGGCAAAACACAATTGTGATTTTCACATCGGACAACGGCGGGCTTTATCAGTCCGCCAGTTTAGGTGGACCGATCGTTTGCTCGAATGCCCCGCTTCGAGATGAAAAGGGGACGCTTTACGAAGGAGGGATCCGTGTGCCTCTCATCGTCCGCTGGCCGGGAAAGGTTCAGCCCGGAACAGTGTGCAATGAACCGACAATCAGCACCGACTTCTGGCCGACGTTCGCTGAACTTGCAAGGGTTGACGACTTCGAACATCAGACGATTGACGGCGTGAGTCTATTGCCGCTCCTGAGAGATCCTAACGCGAATTTAGACCGGTCGGCGTTGCATTTCCATTTCCCACATTATCACCACTCCCGCCCTGCCGGTGCGATTCGAAAAGGGCCGTGGAAGCTGATTGAATTCTTTGAAGATGAGAAGTTGGAACTGTACAACTTGGAGGATGACCTTTCGGAAGCTCGCAACCTGCTCGACGAAAATTCTCGTACGAAGGAGACTCATCAACGAATCGCTACTCAGTTGCAACGAGAACTTGCTGATTGGCGAGTGAGTATCAATGCGAAGATGCCGACGAAAAACCCGAAGCATGATCCAGGTCGTGAGATGGAAATTTTGAGGAAACGTCGCGCCGGAAAGAAACGGTAA